The following nucleotide sequence is from Alkalihalobacillus sp. LMS39.
GAAATTTGGCGGCATATTTCAGAACCAATAGATCCACCTGCACCGGTAACTAAGATGGTTTGACCTTTTATGTAAGTTGCGATCCCGTTAATATCTAATTCGACAGGTTCTCTTCCAAGCAAGTCTTCCACTTGAACTTCACGAAATTGCTCAACGGCCACTTTCCCCGTCATAATATCCTCTATTTTAGGCATGATTTGTGCTTTTGCTTTTGTTTTTGCACATTCGCTAAAGATTTTGTTTAATTCTTCGCGACTAAGAGAAGGGATTGCTATTATGATATTTTCAATATTATATTCCTTCACTGTTTCTTCAATTTGCTCAATCCCACCAACTACTGGAATTCCAAGAATCTCTAAATTTTGCTTGTGAATATCATCATCAATAAAGGCGACTGGGTTCAATTCTGCTAATTCATTATGTTGAAGTTGCCTTACCACCATCGTTCCTGCAGCTCCAGCCCCAATAATTAAAGTTGAAATCTGGTTTTTATTCGGTTTTATATATGTATCTCTATACATTCTCCACGAAAACCTTGCCCCACCGATAAATAAAATATGCATCATCCACGTTATCGTTAACGTTCGTAGATACATCTCTTGAAAAACTAGGAATTGTACTACAGCTGTTAGTAAAATTGTAAACGTGACGGCTTTACCAATCGCAACCAATTCATGGACACTTGCATATTGCCAAGCTTTTTTATAGAGCTTATATAAGTGCGCAAATAAGTGATGCCCTGCTAACAACGTTATGGCACTAACTAAAAGAACAGGTGAAAGTAAATTGCTTGTCGGAACAAGAATTACATTACTAATAAAAATACAAATAAGAACAATAAATGAGTCTATTACTACTAAACTCGCTAATCGACTTCGATAAGACATAGTTTCCTCCTTCCAATTCTCCACATAAAAAATGTAAAGCCTTAAACTAAATTATTTTCAAATAAATAACTTAATTTAAGGCTTTATATTAAAACCAGCTTTTTGTAAGCGTTTCATTATTTTAAATTTATTGAGGCATTTAACCTCACCTCACACCATACCTATGGCGACAAGCGCCTAAGGTGTATCACCCACAGTATGGTCGAGTGCCTCCATTGATAATGGAAAGGAGGCATCACCAATTACTACTTCTAATCAATTAGAAATATTAGAAGATTCCAAGAATTTTTCGCCTTTTAATCCTATCTGGTTGTTCAACTGCTACATGTTTGTTTTCTGCTAAAAGAATTGCGTTTTCTTGGAACTGATAGACGGTTCCTGTTCCAAACTTCGTTTCAATTTGTGCATACGCAGATGCTAGCCTAAATGTTCTTGTCTCAATGTTATGTGCATCAGATGCGACAAAATGTGTTAGATTTGCTTCTATGATTTGTTCACTAAACTGTTTTATCTTTTTGCCAAAATGGCCTGTAATACTTGAAGAAGTAACCTGAGTTAATACGCCGTTTTTGACGAACTCATACAGTAACTCAGGTTTCTCCATTAACTCTTTATTGCGTTCTGGATGAACGATAATGGGGATAATCCCTTTTACTTGCAATTGATAGATAAGAGATGAAGCAAATCTTGGAACATGGTTTGAAGGGAATTCGATGAAAAGGTATGTTCCTCCATTTGCGAGTGTTATCACCTCTCCACTATCAATGTCTTCTGCCATACCACCAGTAATTCTCACTTCTTGTCCTGGTAGTATATTTATATTAATTTGCTCTGCTTTGATTCGTTTATTTAATTTTTCTACAGCATCTAACACTCTGTCTCCTGGATTTTCAAAAGAAGGGTGGTGATGGTGCGGAGTAGCAATGATTGTTGTTATGCCTTCTTCTGCTGCTTTTTTTACCATCATGATGCTTTCATCTTCTGTTTTCGGTCCGTCATCAAGACCCGGCAAGATATGACAATGAATATCAATCACTCTAACTCCTCCTATATACCTAGTAAAGCAACAACCTTTTACATTTTAACTTAATTTTTGGTAATTTAATAGAAAAACTCTTCTACAAAATTCGTCATTATTCACCGTAATAATAATAGTAACTATCACCAGTATCTTTTTTATTATTTACTACTACACCTAGGATGTTTGCATTTGACTTTGTTAACAATTCTTTTGCCTTTA
It contains:
- a CDS encoding CpsB/CapC family capsule biosynthesis tyrosine phosphatase, whose protein sequence is MIDIHCHILPGLDDGPKTEDESIMMVKKAAEEGITTIIATPHHHHPSFENPGDRVLDAVEKLNKRIKAEQININILPGQEVRITGGMAEDIDSGEVITLANGGTYLFIEFPSNHVPRFASSLIYQLQVKGIIPIIVHPERNKELMEKPELLYEFVKNGVLTQVTSSSITGHFGKKIKQFSEQIIEANLTHFVASDAHNIETRTFRLASAYAQIETKFGTGTVYQFQENAILLAENKHVAVEQPDRIKRRKILGIF